Proteins found in one Balaenoptera musculus isolate JJ_BM4_2016_0621 chromosome 4, mBalMus1.pri.v3, whole genome shotgun sequence genomic segment:
- the PWP2 gene encoding periodic tryptophan protein 2 homolog isoform X2 — MKFAYRFSNLLGTVYRCGNLNFTCDGNSVISPVGNRVTVFDLKNNKSDTLPLATRYNIKCVGLSPDGRLAIIVDEGGDALLASLVCRAVLHRFHFKGAVHSVSFSPDGRKFVVTKGNLAQMYHAPGRKREFNAFVLDKTYFGPYDETTCIDWTDDSRCFAVGSKDMSTWVFGAERWDNLIYYALGGHKDAIVGCFFESSSLDLYTLSQDGALCVWQCDTPPEGLRLKAPAGWKADLLQREGEDEDEDEDGAERETTIRGKAAPAAEEQRGKVQYSRVAKYFFNKEGDFNHLTAAAYHKKVHLLVTGFASGIFHLHELPEFNLIHSLSISDQRVSSIAINGSGDWIAFGCSGLGQLLVWEWQSESYVLKQQGHFNSMVSLAYSPDGQYIVTGGDDSKVKVWNTLSGFCFITFTEHSSGVTGVTFTTTGYVIVTSSMDGTVRAFDLHRYRNFRTFTSPRPTQFSCVAVDSSGDIVSAGAQDSFEILIWSMQTGRLLDVLSGHEGPISGLCFNPMKSVLASASWDRTVRLWDMADSWRTTETLALTSDALAVTFRPDGAELAVATLNSQITFWDPESAAQTGSVEGRHDLKTGRKELDKTTAKHSAKGKAFTTLCYSADGRSILAGGMSKFVCIYHVKEQILRKKFEISCNLSLDAMEEFLNRRKMTEFGNLALIDQDATEEGGVTIPLPGVKKGRCWAATTTEGLLIYSLDARMLFDPFELDTSVTPAQIRAALCQRDFTRAILMAFRLNERKLLQEALESVPWDEIGVISSSLPDVYVEKVLEFLASSFEESRHLEFYLIWTQKLLMVHGQQLKSRVGTLLPAVQFLQKSIQRHWDDVSKLCDWNRYNMQYALAVSKQRGLKRPLEPPGGEEEADAPEDGDGSLRLLRRGPGDADGPLA, encoded by the exons ATGAAGTTCGCGTACCGG ttttcaaatttgCTGGGGACAGTCTATCGGTGTGGAAACTTAAATTTTACGTGTGATGGAAATTCAGTTATCAGTCCCGTGGGAAACAGAGTCACTGTGTTTGACCTAAAAAA CAACAAGTCCGACACTCTGCCTCTGGCCACTCGGTACAACATCAAGTGTGTGGGGCTGTCCCCGGACGGCCGCCTCGCCATCATTGTCGATGAAG GGGGCGACGCGCTGCTCGCCAGCCTGGTCTGCAGGGCCGTGCTGCACCGCTTCCACTTCAAGGGCGCTGTGCACAGCGTCTCCTTCTCCCCCGATGGCAG GAAATTTGTTGTCACCAAAGGCAACCTTGCTCAGATGTACCACGCCCCTGGGAGGAAGCGGGAATTCAACGCGTTTGTTCTGGACAAAACCTACTTCGGGCCGTACGATGAGACCACATGCATTGACTGGACAGACGACTCCCG GTGCTTTGCGGTCGGGAGCAAAGACATGTCCACGTGGGTGTTTGGGGCCGAGCGGTGGGACAACCTCATCTACTACGCGCTGGGGGGACACAAGGACGCCATCGTGGGCTGCTTCTTCGAGTCCAGCAGCCTGGAC CTGTACACACTCAGCCAGGACGGCGCCCTGTGCGTGTGGCAGTGTGACACCCCCCCTGAGGGCCTGAGGCTGAAAGCCCCCGCAGGCTGGAAGGCGGACCTGCTGCAGAGGGAGGGCGAGGACGAGGACGAGGACGAGGACGGGGCGGAGAGGGAGACCACCATCCGCGGGAAGGCCGCCCCGGCTGCCGAGGAGCAGCGGGGGAAAGTGCAGTACTCGCGGGTGGCCAA GTACTTCTTCAATAAAGAAGGGGATTTCAACCATCTGACAGCTGCAGCGTATCACAAGAAGGTCCACCTCTTGGTCACTGGTTTTGCTTCCGGAATCTTCCACCTTCACGAGCTCCCGGAGTTCAACCTCATCCACTCCCTGAG CATCTCGGATCAGAGGGTCTCGTCCATCGCCATCAACGGCTCTGGGGACTGGATCGCCTTCGGGTGCTCAG GCCTGGGCCAGCTGCTGGTGTGGGAGTGGCAGAGCGAGTCCTACGTGCTCAAGCAGCAGGGCCACTTCAACAGCATGGTGTCCCTGGCCTACTCCCCCGACGGGCAGTACATTGTGACCGGCGGGGACGACAGCAAG GTCAAGGTGTGGAACACCCTCAGTGGCTTCTGCTTCATCACTTTCACGGAGCACTCGAGTGGGGTCACCGGCGTGACCTTCACCACCACTGGCTACGTCATCGTGACCTCTTCCATGGACGGGACCGTGCGCGCCTTTGACCTTCACAG GTACCGCAACTTCCGCACCTTCACGTCCCCGCGCCCCACCCAGTTCTCCTGTGTGGCCGTGGACTCGAGCGGGGACATCGTCTCTGCTGGGGCCCAGGACTCTTTTGAGATCCTCATCTGGTCCATGCAGACAGGCAGGCTCCTCGAC GTTTTGTCCGGCCACGAGGGGCCCATCAGTGGTCTGTGTTTTAACCCAATGAAGTCGGTCTTGGCCAGCGCCTCCTGGGACAGGACGGTACGTCTGTGGGACATGGCGGACAGCTGGAGGACCACAGAGACGCTGGCCCTCACCTCCGACG CTCTGGCCGTGACCTTTCGCCCTGACGGTGCCGAGCTGGCTGTGGCCACGCTGAACTCGCAGATCACCTTTTGGGACCCCGAAAGCGCGGCGCAGACGGGCTCCGTCGAGGGCAGGCACGACCTCAAGACGGGAAGGAAGGAGCTGGACAAAACCACTGCCAAGCACTCGGCCAAGGGGAA GGCCTTCACCACTCTGTGCTACTCTGCGGACGGCCGGAGTATCCTGGCGGGAGGGATGTCCAAGTTCGTGTGCATCTATCACGTCAAGGAGCAGATTCTCAGGAAGAAGTTCGAGATCTCCTGCAACCTCTCTCTGGACGCCATGGAG GAATTTTTGAACCGAAGGAAAATGACAGAGTTTGGCAACCTGGCGCTCATTGACCAAGACGCCACGGAGGAGGGCGGGGTCACGATACCGTTGCCGGGCGTAAAGAAGG GGCGCTGCTGGGCGGCCACCACCACCGAGGGGCTCCTTATCTACTCCCTGGACGCCCGGATGCTCTTCGACCCATTCGAGCTGGACACCAGCGTCACGCCTGCGCAGATCCGGGCGGCGCTGTGCCAGCGGGACTTCACCAGGGCCATCCTCATGGCCTTCCGGCTCAACGAGAGGAAGCTGCTGCAGGAGGCCCTGGAGTCGGTGCCCTGGGACGAGA tTGGGGTCATCAGCTCCTCCCTGCCTGACGTGTACGTGGAGAAGGTGCTGGAATTTTTAGCTTCATCCTTCGAAGAGTCTCGCCATCTAGAATTCTACCTCATATGGACTCAGAAACTGCTTATGGTCCACGGACAGCAGCTCAAGTCCAG AGTGGGGACACTGCTGCCGGCAGTTCAGTTCCTGCAGAAGAGCATCCAGCGCCACTGGGACGACGTCTCCAAACT CTGCGACTGGAACCGCTACAATATGCAGTACGCTCTGGCCGTTTCTAAGCAGCGGGGCCTGAAGCGGCCCTTGGAACCACCGGGCGGCGAGGAGGAAGCAGATGCACCCGAGGACGGTGACGGCAGCCTGCGCCTGCTCCGGAGGGGGCCTGGGGATGCAGACGGGCCGCTGGCCTAG
- the PWP2 gene encoding periodic tryptophan protein 2 homolog isoform X1: MKFAYRFSNLLGTVYRCGNLNFTCDGNSVISPVGNRVTVFDLKNNKSDTLPLATRYNIKCVGLSPDGRLAIIVDEGGDALLASLVCRAVLHRFHFKGAVHSVSFSPDGRKFVVTKGNLAQMYHAPGRKREFNAFVLDKTYFGPYDETTCIDWTDDSRCFAVGSKDMSTWVFGAERWDNLIYYALGGHKDAIVGCFFESSSLDLYTLSQDGALCVWQCDTPPEGLRLKAPAGWKADLLQREGEDEDEDEDGAERETTIRGKAAPAAEEQRGKVQYSRVAKYFFNKEGDFNHLTAAAYHKKVHLLVTGFASGIFHLHELPEFNLIHSLSISDQRVSSIAINGSGDWIAFGCSGLGQLLVWEWQSESYVLKQQGHFNSMVSLAYSPDGQYIVTGGDDSKVKVWNTLSGFCFITFTEHSSGVTGVTFTTTGYVIVTSSMDGTVRAFDLHRYRNFRTFTSPRPTQFSCVAVDSSGDIVSAGAQDSFEILIWSMQTGRLLDVLSGHEGPISGLCFNPMKSVLASASWDRTVRLWDMADSWRTTETLALTSDALAVTFRPDGAELAVATLNSQITFWDPESAAQTGSVEGRHDLKTGRKELDKTTAKHSAKGKAFTTLCYSADGRSILAGGMSKFVCIYHVKEQILRKKFEISCNLSLDAMEEFLNRRKMTEFGNLALIDQDATEEGGVTIPLPGVKKGDMSSRHFKPEIRVTSLRFSPTGRCWAATTTEGLLIYSLDARMLFDPFELDTSVTPAQIRAALCQRDFTRAILMAFRLNERKLLQEALESVPWDEIGVISSSLPDVYVEKVLEFLASSFEESRHLEFYLIWTQKLLMVHGQQLKSRVGTLLPAVQFLQKSIQRHWDDVSKLCDWNRYNMQYALAVSKQRGLKRPLEPPGGEEEADAPEDGDGSLRLLRRGPGDADGPLA, from the exons ATGAAGTTCGCGTACCGG ttttcaaatttgCTGGGGACAGTCTATCGGTGTGGAAACTTAAATTTTACGTGTGATGGAAATTCAGTTATCAGTCCCGTGGGAAACAGAGTCACTGTGTTTGACCTAAAAAA CAACAAGTCCGACACTCTGCCTCTGGCCACTCGGTACAACATCAAGTGTGTGGGGCTGTCCCCGGACGGCCGCCTCGCCATCATTGTCGATGAAG GGGGCGACGCGCTGCTCGCCAGCCTGGTCTGCAGGGCCGTGCTGCACCGCTTCCACTTCAAGGGCGCTGTGCACAGCGTCTCCTTCTCCCCCGATGGCAG GAAATTTGTTGTCACCAAAGGCAACCTTGCTCAGATGTACCACGCCCCTGGGAGGAAGCGGGAATTCAACGCGTTTGTTCTGGACAAAACCTACTTCGGGCCGTACGATGAGACCACATGCATTGACTGGACAGACGACTCCCG GTGCTTTGCGGTCGGGAGCAAAGACATGTCCACGTGGGTGTTTGGGGCCGAGCGGTGGGACAACCTCATCTACTACGCGCTGGGGGGACACAAGGACGCCATCGTGGGCTGCTTCTTCGAGTCCAGCAGCCTGGAC CTGTACACACTCAGCCAGGACGGCGCCCTGTGCGTGTGGCAGTGTGACACCCCCCCTGAGGGCCTGAGGCTGAAAGCCCCCGCAGGCTGGAAGGCGGACCTGCTGCAGAGGGAGGGCGAGGACGAGGACGAGGACGAGGACGGGGCGGAGAGGGAGACCACCATCCGCGGGAAGGCCGCCCCGGCTGCCGAGGAGCAGCGGGGGAAAGTGCAGTACTCGCGGGTGGCCAA GTACTTCTTCAATAAAGAAGGGGATTTCAACCATCTGACAGCTGCAGCGTATCACAAGAAGGTCCACCTCTTGGTCACTGGTTTTGCTTCCGGAATCTTCCACCTTCACGAGCTCCCGGAGTTCAACCTCATCCACTCCCTGAG CATCTCGGATCAGAGGGTCTCGTCCATCGCCATCAACGGCTCTGGGGACTGGATCGCCTTCGGGTGCTCAG GCCTGGGCCAGCTGCTGGTGTGGGAGTGGCAGAGCGAGTCCTACGTGCTCAAGCAGCAGGGCCACTTCAACAGCATGGTGTCCCTGGCCTACTCCCCCGACGGGCAGTACATTGTGACCGGCGGGGACGACAGCAAG GTCAAGGTGTGGAACACCCTCAGTGGCTTCTGCTTCATCACTTTCACGGAGCACTCGAGTGGGGTCACCGGCGTGACCTTCACCACCACTGGCTACGTCATCGTGACCTCTTCCATGGACGGGACCGTGCGCGCCTTTGACCTTCACAG GTACCGCAACTTCCGCACCTTCACGTCCCCGCGCCCCACCCAGTTCTCCTGTGTGGCCGTGGACTCGAGCGGGGACATCGTCTCTGCTGGGGCCCAGGACTCTTTTGAGATCCTCATCTGGTCCATGCAGACAGGCAGGCTCCTCGAC GTTTTGTCCGGCCACGAGGGGCCCATCAGTGGTCTGTGTTTTAACCCAATGAAGTCGGTCTTGGCCAGCGCCTCCTGGGACAGGACGGTACGTCTGTGGGACATGGCGGACAGCTGGAGGACCACAGAGACGCTGGCCCTCACCTCCGACG CTCTGGCCGTGACCTTTCGCCCTGACGGTGCCGAGCTGGCTGTGGCCACGCTGAACTCGCAGATCACCTTTTGGGACCCCGAAAGCGCGGCGCAGACGGGCTCCGTCGAGGGCAGGCACGACCTCAAGACGGGAAGGAAGGAGCTGGACAAAACCACTGCCAAGCACTCGGCCAAGGGGAA GGCCTTCACCACTCTGTGCTACTCTGCGGACGGCCGGAGTATCCTGGCGGGAGGGATGTCCAAGTTCGTGTGCATCTATCACGTCAAGGAGCAGATTCTCAGGAAGAAGTTCGAGATCTCCTGCAACCTCTCTCTGGACGCCATGGAG GAATTTTTGAACCGAAGGAAAATGACAGAGTTTGGCAACCTGGCGCTCATTGACCAAGACGCCACGGAGGAGGGCGGGGTCACGATACCGTTGCCGGGCGTAAAGAAGG GTGACATGAGCTCCCGGCACTTCAAACCTGAGATCAGGGTGACTTCGCTCCGCTTCTCCCCCACCG GGCGCTGCTGGGCGGCCACCACCACCGAGGGGCTCCTTATCTACTCCCTGGACGCCCGGATGCTCTTCGACCCATTCGAGCTGGACACCAGCGTCACGCCTGCGCAGATCCGGGCGGCGCTGTGCCAGCGGGACTTCACCAGGGCCATCCTCATGGCCTTCCGGCTCAACGAGAGGAAGCTGCTGCAGGAGGCCCTGGAGTCGGTGCCCTGGGACGAGA tTGGGGTCATCAGCTCCTCCCTGCCTGACGTGTACGTGGAGAAGGTGCTGGAATTTTTAGCTTCATCCTTCGAAGAGTCTCGCCATCTAGAATTCTACCTCATATGGACTCAGAAACTGCTTATGGTCCACGGACAGCAGCTCAAGTCCAG AGTGGGGACACTGCTGCCGGCAGTTCAGTTCCTGCAGAAGAGCATCCAGCGCCACTGGGACGACGTCTCCAAACT CTGCGACTGGAACCGCTACAATATGCAGTACGCTCTGGCCGTTTCTAAGCAGCGGGGCCTGAAGCGGCCCTTGGAACCACCGGGCGGCGAGGAGGAAGCAGATGCACCCGAGGACGGTGACGGCAGCCTGCGCCTGCTCCGGAGGGGGCCTGGGGATGCAGACGGGCCGCTGGCCTAG